A single region of the Vagococcus teuberi genome encodes:
- a CDS encoding Dps family protein gives MTLEETKRTLNQLVADLSQFSVVIHQTHWYMRGPEFLSLHPLMDEYMDEINDQLDVISERLITLGGSPYSTLQEFIDNTGIKDEKGTYEKPIPERLKTLVAGYNYLIGVYEKGIEVSEKEGDLGTQDIFISFKTDLEKKVWMLQATLNRAPGL, from the coding sequence ATGACATTAGAAGAAACAAAACGTACATTGAATCAGTTAGTGGCAGATTTAAGTCAGTTTTCAGTTGTTATCCACCAGACACATTGGTACATGAGAGGTCCTGAATTTTTATCTTTGCATCCTTTAATGGACGAGTATATGGATGAAATCAACGATCAATTAGATGTAATTTCCGAGCGTCTCATCACTTTAGGTGGTTCTCCATACTCTACATTACAAGAATTTATTGATAACACTGGTATCAAAGATGAAAAAGGAACTTATGAAAAACCCATTCCAGAAAGACTTAAAACACTAGTTGCAGGATACAACTATTTAATTGGTGTTTACGAAAAAGGTATTGAAGTAAGTGAAAAAGAAGGCGATTTAGGAACACAAGATATTTTCATTTCTTTCAAAACAGACCTTGAGAAAAAAGTTTGGATGCTACAAGCTACACTTAATAGAGCACCTGGACTTTAA
- a CDS encoding DUF4767 domain-containing protein produces the protein MTKRLRSFIVLGLALVVMTACGNSDTFDQSMQKTKEAIIEKKFEQAEGFVEMALESKPKDDEAKNYQTQLKHYNKALEYKEAKDKEKALSELDSVIKIKKGSDKLVEYAKKEKEKLEATKTSESKETDKTEESSNKKDETTNSLWNDAKKDSLRGFMSQFSNKMGQNYKEYNQSNSVDLYGLKVPGDIFNGTWTMAINNQPVQVEWSETGEGSAPYQLVAVYSDADTQPYLQKHVYFFIIENGQPKVYVTQQNQGNNENYLHFSETQNPDIKAGFSQIVGGDVAQSTKSTSTSYENNKLLAAKVLIKMASLSESRVNELLNSTTTYSLYPNKSLQIWETGVYLPEDVTVISGNPLSAGMFTYHNNGDGTVTSYPVPSHYQDKEWDDPVKGKELANKVISDASVINIKDVSDDLANKLIPIIENDV, from the coding sequence ATGACTAAACGATTAAGAAGTTTTATAGTATTAGGTTTAGCTTTGGTCGTGATGACAGCATGTGGGAATAGTGATACGTTTGATCAATCAATGCAAAAAACCAAAGAAGCCATTATAGAGAAAAAATTTGAACAAGCTGAAGGGTTTGTTGAGATGGCTTTAGAAAGTAAACCAAAAGATGATGAAGCTAAAAATTATCAAACACAGCTAAAGCACTACAATAAAGCTTTAGAATACAAGGAAGCAAAAGATAAGGAAAAAGCACTATCTGAATTAGACTCAGTTATTAAAATTAAAAAAGGGTCAGATAAACTAGTTGAGTATGCTAAAAAAGAGAAAGAAAAATTAGAAGCAACAAAGACATCTGAATCAAAAGAAACAGATAAAACAGAAGAAAGTTCTAATAAGAAAGATGAAACTACAAATTCTTTATGGAATGATGCCAAAAAAGATAGTCTGCGAGGATTTATGTCGCAATTTAGTAATAAAATGGGGCAAAACTACAAAGAATATAACCAATCAAATAGTGTTGACTTATATGGTTTAAAGGTTCCTGGTGATATTTTCAACGGGACATGGACAATGGCAATCAACAATCAACCAGTACAAGTAGAGTGGTCAGAAACAGGTGAGGGCAGTGCACCTTATCAGCTAGTAGCTGTTTATTCAGATGCTGATACACAACCTTATTTACAAAAACATGTATACTTCTTTATCATAGAAAACGGTCAGCCAAAAGTATATGTAACACAACAAAATCAAGGTAACAATGAAAATTATTTACATTTTAGTGAAACACAAAACCCTGATATTAAGGCTGGGTTTAGTCAGATTGTAGGTGGAGATGTAGCACAGTCAACTAAATCAACATCAACAAGTTATGAAAACAATAAATTATTAGCAGCAAAAGTATTGATAAAAATGGCTAGTTTAAGTGAATCTAGAGTGAATGAATTATTAAATTCAACCACAACTTACAGTTTATATCCAAATAAATCTTTACAAATCTGGGAAACGGGTGTTTATTTACCGGAAGATGTAACTGTTATTTCAGGAAACCCTCTATCAGCTGGGATGTTTACGTACCATAATAATGGAGATGGAACTGTGACTTCGTATCCTGTTCCTAGTCATTATCAAGATAAAGAGTGGGATGATCCTGTAAAAGGAAAAGAGCTTGCCAATAAGGTAATTTCAGATGCGTCAGTTATTAACATTAAAGATGTTTCAGATGACTTAGCCAATAAGCTTATTCCAATTATTGAGAATGATGTATAG
- a CDS encoding AAA family ATPase, protein MYIKQLYYEGIEEGAFPYNLPFIKDINNLLFTKPITFITGENGVGKSTFLEAIAELLGLNLEGGSKNNHFSTRETHSDLTKSCRLIRYAYYAKDYYFYRAESFYNLTTDLDDLGVSSDLFDRSLHSFSRGQSIKALVQERFFGQGIYLFDEPETGLSLQSQLELMLMINDLVKADSQFIICTHSPIQLVFQEANILEMTDEGAKNISLEESQIIKQWEMVFNRKNHFFHQLFNS, encoded by the coding sequence ATGTACATTAAACAATTATACTATGAGGGGATAGAAGAAGGAGCTTTTCCTTACAACTTACCATTTATTAAAGATATAAATAATTTATTATTTACTAAACCAATCACGTTTATTACAGGAGAAAATGGAGTTGGAAAATCAACTTTTCTTGAAGCTATCGCTGAGTTACTAGGATTAAATTTAGAAGGAGGCTCAAAAAATAATCACTTTAGTACTCGAGAAACACATTCTGATTTGACAAAAAGTTGTCGATTGATACGCTATGCTTATTATGCTAAAGATTATTATTTTTATCGGGCCGAATCTTTTTATAATTTAACCACTGATTTAGATGATTTAGGAGTATCAAGTGATTTATTTGACAGATCGTTGCACTCTTTTTCTCGAGGGCAATCAATTAAGGCACTTGTTCAAGAACGTTTTTTTGGTCAGGGCATTTATTTGTTTGATGAGCCTGAGACAGGACTGTCATTACAATCACAATTAGAGTTAATGCTGATGATAAACGATTTAGTGAAAGCTGACTCTCAATTTATTATATGTACGCATTCTCCCATACAATTGGTGTTTCAAGAAGCAAACATTCTAGAGATGACAGATGAAGGTGCCAAAAATATTTCACTAGAAGAATCGCAAATAATAAAACAGTGGGAAATGGTATTTAACAGAAAGAACCACTTTTTTCATCAATTATTTAATTCTTAA